One window of the Triticum dicoccoides isolate Atlit2015 ecotype Zavitan chromosome 3B, WEW_v2.0, whole genome shotgun sequence genome contains the following:
- the LOC119282032 gene encoding jacalin-related lectin 9-like codes for MASKNPSYFQSIPLQQIIEQKELRLHLYIFQQWSKGPRQNQQIMTNLGLPNQCGLSTINDWPIRDGPGHDADIVARGRGLHFGTAIDEADYFHSFVIIFTDERFKGSSLQVLGTSKASSPDGEWAITGGTGEFAFAQGVVAHKMFGRDHASCFRELHIRVLCLAFPKPVLVTKIGPWGGHGGKEFDIPESVPQHLESVTIRSGVLIDSIAFSYVNQAGKKQTLGPWGGDGELSDTITFAPIEIVKEVSGTTGTFGGDTVVTSLTFVTNVRTYGPFGKPSGTAFSVPLTDTSVVGFFVRAGRLVNAIGVYVSPSVQNY; via the exons ATGGCCTCCAAGAACCCTTCCTATTTCCAAAGCATTCCTCTTCAGCAAATCATCGAGCAAAAGGAGCTTCGGTTGCACTTGTACATATTCCAGCAATGGAGCAAAGGCCCTCGACAGAACCAGCAAATTATGACAAACTTAGGGCTCCCCAATCAGTGCGGTCTCAGCACTATAAATGACTGGCCTATACGGGATGGCCCCGGCCACGACGCAGACATTGTTGCCCGTGGCCGAGGCCTCCATTTCGGGACCGCTATCGACGAAGCAGACTATTTTCACTCTTTCGTCATAATTTTTACCGACGAGAG GTTCAAGGGATCCAGCCTTCAGGTGCTCGGAACTTCGAAGGCTAGCAGTCCAGATGGTGAATGGGCGATCACCGGTGGGACCGGAGAGTTTGCCTTTGCACAAGGTGTTGTTGCTCACAAAATGTTCGGGAGAGATCACGCTTCTTGTTTCAGGGAGCTTCACATCCGTGTTTTGTGCCTCGCCTTTCCAAAACCA GTCCTTGTCACCAAGATTGGACCATGGGGTGGGCATGGAGGAAAAGAATTTGATATCCCAGAGTCGGTACCTCAACATCTAGAAAGTGTGACAATTAGAAGTGGTGTTCTCATCGACTCCATTGCGTTCTCCTACGTTAATCAAGCTGGAAAGAAGCAAACTCTTGGTCCGTGGGGTGGTGATGGTGAACTTAGTGACACG ATCACTTTTGCCCCTATAGAGATTGTGAAGGAAGTTTCAGGAACAACCGGTACTTTTGGTGGAGATACTGTTGTGACATCGCTTACTTTTGTCACAAATGTGAGGACATATGGACCTTTTGGAAAACCAAGcggtactgctttcagtgtccctcTTACGGACACTAGCGTTGTGGGCTTCTTCGTCCGTGCTGGAAGACTTGTTAATGCTATTGGGGTTTATGTGAGTCCTTCTGTTCAAAATTATTAG
- the LOC119278275 gene encoding uncharacterized protein LOC119278275 — MDRQASARIDLECMLLDETKEPRALPLPLLEDITKSFSADHEIGRGGFAVVYQGILDNGMVAVKKLSNTYLYENKFQTEIQCLMKVKHRNVVRFLGYCCDTQGQVATYEGNFVMADIQERLLCFEFLPKRDLSNYISDASSGLEWRDRYKIIKGICEGLNYLHGNGIVHLDLKPANILMDAKMVPKIGDFGISRCFQEEQTRTIATTFAGSLGYLAPEFSDHIITHKYDLYSLGVIITEILTGEKGYSDVEEVLERWSDRLEKSQRQQVRVCTEISLQCTERNPKRRPTSTQYVIDRLTETESAGTMELLDVYLVELRFPVEPNTDEHAVFRLVIKSIKPWRCFASLPLYGIVPPKSSTYTLVVTEQQQERLPEEMEYDLILQSNLSGDKSIPTLRDQSKYDKFFDEAKESGNAVREVMLKAVFASQGQTTSETISRRLKDQWIISLKNTHGMLCSLDAQPTEPCIVTSHQHGDVCVWNYDPQRRTDSFNVSKESIMPSYSLSNKVHSVKVISRKKWFVAGTSDGVIHVYNYDNKIQKLRSFRAASDCFITSMAVHPTRPYVLSSAHCDMKLWDWDNGWECTQSFMQEHSDTIQQVAFNPVDSNMFASASDDQTVKVWSVDSPESKYTLSGHQDKVNCLDFFKSNDRQYLITGSDDHTAKIWDMEEKACVHTMQAFISPVISVMAFPDSSYLITGSRDGSLHFWSSAEFSDFCMVPRLERIVNFGSGGAIWGLGRFMGSRRIVIGQEYTVSIIAIDNEEEPFASEDGNENSI; from the exons ATGGATCGCCAAGCTAGTGCGCGAATCGACCTGGAGTGTATGCTGTTGGATGAAACCAAAGAGCCAAGAGCTCTGCCGCTGCCACTCCTTGAAGACATCACAAAGAGTTTCTCCGCTGACCATGAAATTGGACGTGGCGGATTCGCGGTGGTTTATCAG GGAATCCTTGACAATGGCATGGTCGCTGTGAAGAAGCTGTCCAACACGTATTTGTATGAGAATAAATTCCAGACGGAGATTCAATGTCTGATGAAGGTGAAGCACAGAAATGTCGTACGGTTTTTGGGATATTGTTGCGACACACAAGGGCAAGTAGCAacgtatgaaggaaattttgtcatGGCTGACATACAAGAAAGATTACTCTGCTTTGAATTTCTACCAAAGAGGGATCTTTCTAACTATATCTCCG ATGCGTCCAGTGGACTTGAATGGAGAGATCGCTACAAAATAATAAAAGGAATCTGCGAAGGACTGAATTACCTTCACGGAAATGGTATTGTTCACCTTGATCTTAAGCCAGCAAATATCCTCATGGATGCTAAAATGGTGCCGAAAATTGGTGACTTTGGCATATCGAGGTGCTTTCAGGAAGAGCAAACCCGCACTATTGCTACAACATTTGCTGGAAGCCT TGGATATCTAGCACCAGAATTCAGCGACCACATAATTACACATAAATATGACTTGTACAGTCTTGGAGTAATAATCACGGAGATACTGACAGGAGAAAAAGGTTATAGTGATGTTGAGGAA GTACTTGAAAGGTGGAGCGATAGGTTAGAGAAATCACAGAGACAACAAGTAAGAGTATGCACTGAGATATCATTACAGTGCACTGAACGCAATCCTAAGAGAAGGCCAACTAGTACACAATATGTAATTGATAGGCTTACTGAAACAGAAAGCGCGGGAACAATG GAGCTACTTGACGTCTACCTTGTCGAGCTTCGCTTCCCTGTCGAACCCAACACAGATGAACACGCAGTATTCAGGCTTGTGATTAAGAGCATCAAGCCTTGGCGTTGCTTCGCAAGTCTCCCACTATATGGCATTGTGCCTCCCAAGTCCTCTACTTACACTCTCGTTGTTACAGAGCAACAGCAAGAGAGGCTACCAGAAGAAATGGAGTACGATCTAATCCTGCAGAGCAATCTGTCAGGGGATAAAAGCATCCCTACTTTGAGAGACCAATCTAAGTATGATAAGTTTTTCGACGAAGCTAAAGAGTCAGGGAATGCAGTGCGTGAGGTGATGCTGAAAGCTGTTTTTGCTTCACAAGGACAGACAACATCAGAG ACAATCTCAAGAAGACTAAAG GATCAATGGATAATATCCCTGAAGAATACTCATGGCATGCTGTGCTCCCTTGATGCACAGCCCACCGAGCCATG CATTGTAACAAGTCATCAGCATGGAGATGTTTGCGTATGGAACTATGACCCGCAG AGACGGACGGATTCATTTAATGTCTCAAAGGAGTCAATCATGCCCTCTTACTCATTGTCGAATAAAG TTCATTCTGTTAAGGTTATCTCAAGAAAGAAATGGTTTGTGGCTGGGACATCTGATGGTGTGATCCATGTGTACAATTACGACAACAAAATACAAAAACTCAGGAGTTTCAGAGCCGCCAGTGATTGCTTCATCACATCAATGGCCGTCCATCCAACCCGCCCATATGTATTGTCATCGGCTCATTGTGATATGAAGCTCTGGGACTGGGACAACGGCTGGGAGTGCACACAATCATTCATGCAAGAACACTCCGATACTATACAGCAAGTCGCATTTAACCCAGTGGACTCCAATATGTTTGCAAGTGCTTCAGATGATCAAACAGTAAAG GTTTGGAGCGTCGATTCTCCCGAATCAAAATATACTTTGTCTGGGCATCAGGACAAAGTGAACTGTCTCGATTTCTTCAAATCTAATGATCGACAATATTTGATTACTGGCTCTGACGACCACACCGCTAAG ATATGGGACATGGAGGAAAAGGCTTGTGTTCATACGATGCAAGCTTTCATATCTCCGGTAATTTCTGTCATGGCCTTTCCCGATAGCTCATATCTAATTACAGGTTCAAGAGATGGCTCTCTTCATTTCTGGAGCTCCGCTGAATTCAG TGATTTCTGCATGGTTCCTAGGCTGGAGAGAATCGTTAACTTTGGCTCTGGTGGAGCTATTTGGGGTCTCGGACGTTTCATGGGGTCAAGAAG GATTGTGATCGGACAAGAGTACACAGTGTCAATCATAGCCATTGACAATGAAGAAGAACCATTTGCTAGCGAGGACGGCAATGAAAACTCCATATGA